One window of Micropterus dolomieu isolate WLL.071019.BEF.003 ecotype Adirondacks linkage group LG13, ASM2129224v1, whole genome shotgun sequence genomic DNA carries:
- the psmb10 gene encoding proteasome subunit beta type-10 — translation MLHSLKPCELQTGGFCFENSRRNAVLESSLSELGYKAPNARKTGTTIAGIVYKDGVILGADTRATDDMVVADKNCMKIHYIAPNIYCCGAGVAADAEITTQIMSSNVELHMLNTGRPPLVAMVTRQLKQMLFRYQGHIGSSLIVGGVDVSGAHLYSVYPHGSYDKLPFLTMGSGAAAAVSVFEDRFKPNMELEEAKQLVRDAIAAGIFCDLGSGSNVDLCIITKAGVEYLRGYDKPTTKGKREGQYRYKPGTTAVLTKTVTPLSLDVVDESVQIMEH, via the exons ATGCTCCACAGTTTGAAGCCCTGTGAGCTGCAGACTGGAGGATTCTGCTTCGAAAACAGCCGCAG GAATGCAGTGTTGGAGTCCAGTTTGTCAGAGCTCGGCTACAAAGCCCCAAATGCCAGAAAGACAGGGACCACCATTGCTGGGATTGTTTACAAG GATGGAGTCATCCTAGGAGCAGACACCCGGGCTACAGATGACATGGTGGTGGCTGACAAAAACTGCATGAAGATTCACTACATCGCTCCGAACATCTA CTGCTGTGGAGCCGGCGTGGCTGCAGACGCAGAGATCACCACACAGATCATGTCGTCCAACGTCGAACTGCACATGCTCAACACTGGGAGACCGCCCCTCGTCGCCATGGTAACTCGACAGCTGAAACAGATGCTGTTCAG GTACCAAGGTCACATCGGTTCATCTCTGATCGTTGGAGGAGTGGATGTAAGTGGAGCTCACCTGTACAGTGTTTACCCACATGGCTCCTACGACAAACTTCCTTTCCTCACCATGG GGTCCggagctgcagctgctgtctCAGTATTTGAGGACAGATTCAAACCAAACATGGAG CTGGAGGAGGCGAAGCAGCTCGTACGAGACGCCATCGCTGCAGGGATTTTCTGTGACCTGGGTTCAGGAAGCAACGTGGACTTATGTATTATCACCAAGGCTGGAGTGGAGTACCTGCGAGGCTACGACAAGCCCACGACAAAGGGCAAAAG agaGGGACAGTACAGATATAAGCCCGGCACCACAGCTGTCCTGACCAAAACCGtgacccctctctctctggatGTGGTCGATGAATCTGTTCAGATCATGGAACactga